The genomic interval TCGCCTCTCTCTCGGTCATTTTGAGCGACTGGCGACGCATGCCCGATCTCGCAGCGGATCATGAACTCGCCGAGGACCTCTCCGAGATGGAAACCTCGCTGCAACGCTGCAAATCGATCGTGACGGGCATTCTGGTCTCCGCCGGCGAAGCGCGCGGCGAAGGCTCCTCGCCGACCACGGTCACGGCCTTCCTCACCGCGCTGGTCGAGGAATGGCGCAACGCCCGCTCGGCGCGCACGCTCTACTTCACCAACGCGTTTGGCGAAGACGTCGCGATCGTCTCTGATATCGCGCTGAAGCAGGTCATCTTCAACGTGCTCGACAATGGCTATGAAGTCTCGCGCGAATGGGTGGAGCTCATAGCCGAGCGCGAAGGCGACAATCTCGTGCTGTCGATCAGCGACCGCGGCCCCGGCTTTGCGCCGGAGATGCTGGCGCAGTTAGGCAAGCCCTACCAGTCGAGCAAGGGGCGTGCCGGCGGTGGGCTCGGCCTGTTCCTGGTGGTCAACGTCGTGCGCAAACTGGGCGGCACCGTCACGGCGGAGAACCACCGCAAGCGCGGCGCCACGGTGCGGCTGGTGCTGCCGCTGTCGACGCTCGCGATCGGAGGCGGCTTTGACGCCTGACCGTTCGCTGATCGTCGTCGAGGACGATGCGGGCTTCGCCCGCACGCTGAAACGCTCCTTCGAGCGCCGCGGCTACGAGGTCGTGCTCGCCGCCTCGATCGAAGAGGTGAAGACGATTTTGGAGGAGAAATCCTTCGGCTATGCCGTCGTCGACCTCAAGCTCGGCGGCGCCTCCGGCCTTGCCTGCGTCGAGCTGCTGCACGCTCACGATCCGGAAACCCTGATCGTGGTGCTCACCGGCTTTGCCAGCATCGCCACCGCCGTCGAAGCGATCAAGCTGGGGGCCTGCCACTATCTCGCAAAGCCGTCCAACACCGACGACATCGAAGCCGCGTTCCAGAAGGCGGAAGGCAACGCCGACGTTGCGCTCGACGCCCGCCCGACCTCGATCAAGACGCTGGAATGGGAACGCATCCACCAGACCCTGATCGAGACGGATTTCAACATCTCGGAAGCGGCAAGACGGCTCGGTATGCACCGGCGCACTCTGGCGAGGAAGCTGGAGAAGCGGCCGGTGAAGTAACGATCTCTCCCAGAGCCCAGACTCCTGGGGTGGTTTGGCCCCGCGGCTGCGCGAAGCGCAGTCCGCTCGGCGTAACCCACCATGCCACGGGTGAGAGAAGCGGTGGGTTACGCCGAGCGGTTTGCGCTTCGCGCAATCCGCGGGGCTAGCTGTGGAATCTCAACAGGTCGTCCTTCGGAAGGCCGAGGCGGCTGATCGGTGGTTTGGCTTGCAGACTACCGTGCGGGCGATGCCAGTTGTAGTGATGAAGCCAGATTGGCAGGTTGTTGGCGCGCTGGTCTGAGGT from Bradyrhizobium arachidis carries:
- a CDS encoding response regulator transcription factor produces the protein MTPDRSLIVVEDDAGFARTLKRSFERRGYEVVLAASIEEVKTILEEKSFGYAVVDLKLGGASGLACVELLHAHDPETLIVVLTGFASIATAVEAIKLGACHYLAKPSNTDDIEAAFQKAEGNADVALDARPTSIKTLEWERIHQTLIETDFNISEAARRLGMHRRTLARKLEKRPVK